A DNA window from Melanotaenia boesemani isolate fMelBoe1 chromosome 6, fMelBoe1.pri, whole genome shotgun sequence contains the following coding sequences:
- the bola1 gene encoding bolA-like protein 1: protein MLPSVLHCARPISTCLSLTRPLAHFTPHMDPDPSRPVERAIRTKLTNTLKPDHLEVHNESHMHAVPPGSESHFRVLVVSSQFDGLPLIQRHRLVNEALKEELSTCVHALAIQAKTPEQWGSNPTLAKSPPCMGGSRGDHTVEEKLKAGRE from the coding sequence ATGCTTCCAAGTGTCCTTCACTGTGCTCGAcccatctccacctgccttTCTTTAACCCGGCCTCTGGCCCACTTCACACCACATATGGACCCAGACCCCAGTCGTCCCGTTGAGAGGGCGATCAGAACTAAACTTACTAACACACTCAAGCCAGACCACTTGGAAGTCCACAATGAAAGCCACATGCATGCTGTCCCTCCTGGGTCTGAATCCCATTTCCGCGTCCTGGTGGTCAGCTCTCAGTTTGACGGCCTGCCTCTGATTCAGCGCCACCGTCTGGTTAATGAAGCGCTGAAGGAAGAGTTGAGCACCTGTGTTCATGCATTGGCTATCCAGGCAAAGACTCCTGAGCAGTGGGGCAGTAACCCCACCCTCGCCAAAAGTCCACCCTGCATGGGAGGTTCCAGAGGGGATCACACGGTGGAGGAGAAACTGAAGGCCGGACGGGAGTGA